One Topomyia yanbarensis strain Yona2022 unplaced genomic scaffold, ASM3024719v1 HiC_scaffold_198, whole genome shotgun sequence DNA window includes the following coding sequences:
- the LOC131694911 gene encoding transmembrane protein 104 homolog, producing the protein MPTRSAQEEYPTWIGFVFVFNLIVGTGALTLPSAFSHAGWLLGTVLIVVLAFASYVTVTFVIETMACANAIQNWKRLQFIKRDRVIEHDEDSNVEMMTEPLLLDGNGAIDDQLTDAGIEQTPLNIMYSRNQYYSLSSKIELGEMANLFFGGVGRFLFYFCLAVYLYGDLSIYSAAVAKSLRDVICAHNHSMNATDSDDVTTRCWEDSILSRFDIYRLCLVLFTGILGPFVFFNVQKTKYLQLVTVLFRWLAFSVMISIAIHRLFAQQSDPPIVPKRADINGIPYLIGTCIYSFMCHHSLPSLLTPIANKQKVKSLISMDYFLICAFYLSLALTGIFAFSDIKDLYTLNFVPNSDQDSGFLKAIEYFLALFPVFTLSTSFPIIAITLRSNLQTLFLDTNQLDSYNFFLRRVFFPLLAILPSITVCFFTESVISLVGFTGCYAGTGIQYLIPIFLVFRARQTCESMIGRGIVNDFRSPFKGNLWLFLVFGWTVTCLVLVTIDLIK; encoded by the exons ATGCCCACTAGAAGCGCACAGGAAGAATACCCAACTTGG ATTGGTTTTGTGTTTGTGTTCAACCTCATCGTCGGAACTGGTGCTCTAACGCTTCCATCTGCCTTCAGCCACGCAGGATGGCTGCTGGGAACGGTGCTGATTGTGGTGCTCGCCTTTGCGAGCTACGTAACGGTAACTTTTGTGATCGAAACGATGGCCTGTGCCAACGCCATCCAGAACTGGAAGCGACTACAGTTCATCAAGCGGGATCGTGTCATCGAACACGACGAGGATAGTAACGTGGAAATGATGACGGAGCCGCTGCTGCTGGATGGAAACGGCGCGATAGATGATCAGCTAACGGATGCAGGTATCGAACAAACCCCGCTCAATATCATGTACTCCCGGAATCAGTATTACAGCCTATCGTCGAAGATTGAACTGGGGGAAATGGCTAATCTGTTCTTTGGTGGCGTGGGgagatttttgttttacttttgcTTGGCAGTGTATCTGTATGGGGATTTGAGCATCTATTCGGCGGCTGTTGCAAAAAGTTTGAGAGATGTTATTTG CGCTCACAATCATTCTATGAATGCAACTGACAGCGATGATGTGACTACTCGTTGCTGGGAAGACAGCATCCTTTCCCGATTTGACATCTACCGGCTGTGTTTGGTTTTGTTTACCGGCATCCTGGGGCCATTTGTCTTTTTTAACGTGCAGAAAACCAAATACCTACAACTGGTGACGGTTCTGTTCCGATGGCTGGCATTTTCGGTAATGATCAGCATAGCTATTCATCGACTGTTCGCACAACAATCGGATCCACCGATAGTGCCCAAGCGGGCTGATATCAACGGGATTCCATACCTGATTGGCACCTGTATTTATTCGTTTATGTGTCACCACTCGTTGCCCAGTTTACTGACACCGATCGCCAACAAGCAGAAAGTCAAGTCACTAATATCAATGGATTATTTCCTAATATGCGCGTTCTATCTGTCACTGGCCCTAACTGGCATATTTGCCTTCAGCGACATCAAAGATTTGTACACGCTGAATTTTGTCCCGAACTCGGACCAGGACAGCGGTTTCTTGAAAGCAATCGAATACTTCCTGGCGCTGTTTCCGGTGTTCACATTGTCAACCAGCTTCCCGATAATTGCCATAACACTGCGCAGCAATCTGCAGACGCTGTTCCTCGACACGAATCAGTTGGATTCGTATAATTTTTTCCTGCGTCGTGTGTTCTTCCCGCTACTGGCGATTCTACCGTCCATCACGGTCTGTTTTTTCACCGAAAGTGTTATTTCGCTGGTTGGGTTTACCGGGTGCTACGCCGGAACCGGGATACAGTATTTGATTCCAATATTTCTAGTTTTCCGGGCAAGACAAACCTGCGAGAGTATGATCGGTCGTGGAATCGTAAACGACTTTCGTAGTCCCTTCAAGGGAAATCTGTGGTTGTTTCTGGTATTTGGCTGGACCGTGACCTGTCTGGTGCTGGTGACAATCGATCTGATAAAGTAG
- the LOC131694910 gene encoding general transcription and DNA repair factor IIH helicase subunit XPD-like — protein sequence MRISVDGLLVYFPYEYIYPEQYAYMLELKRTFDAKGHCLLEMPSGTGKTTTLLSLIVAYIMEYPHIVRKLIYCSRTVPEIEKVIAELKHLMNYYEKQTGVMPNITGLVLSSRKNMCIHSEVSKERDGKIVDAKCYGMTASYIRERASTDESVAVCQYHEGFQAEGKESTLPPGVYSIDDMKDFGRERNWCPYFMSRFAINQAQVVVYSYHYLLDPKIAEVVSKELAKESVVVCDEAHNIDNVCVDSMSVKINRRLIEKSTTGVHTLEKYVAEMKEDDRQRLNDEYLRLVQGLKDASFARETDMVLANPVLPSEILREVVPGNIRNADHFLSFLKRFIEYIKSRLRVQHVVQESPAGFLKDVQMKVCIERKPLRFCAERLSSLLRTLEITDLTEFGALTVITSFATLVSSYTKGFTIIIEPFDDKTPTVSNPILHLSCMDSSIAMKPIFDRFQSVVITSGTLSPMDMYPKILDFEPVVMSSFTMTLARPCLLPMIVSRGNDQVAISSKFETREDTAVTRNYGQLLVETAKTVPDGIVCFFTSYLYLESVVASWYDQGIIDTLLRYKLLFIETQDSAETSYALMNYVKACECGRGAVLLAVARGRVSEGVDFDHHLGRAVLMFGIPYVYTQSRILKARLDYLRDQFQIRENDFLTFDALRHAAQCVGRAIRGKTDYGIMIFADKRFSRQDKRGKLPKWIQEHLTDNHCNLSTEEAMQLAKRWLRQMAQPFTREDQLGVSLLTLEQLQNTEKEKLEKQAQGKK from the exons ATGAG GATCAGCGTCGACGGACTGCTGGTGTACTTTCCGTACGAGTACATCTACCCGGAGCAGTACGCGTACATGCTGGAGCTAAAGCGAACCTTCGACGCCAAAGGGCACTGCCTTCTGGAGATGCCCTCCGGGACAGGTAAGACGACAACCCTGCTCTCACTGATCGTCGCCTACATCATGGAATATCCACACATTGTTCGTAAGCTGATCTACTGCTCGCGTACCGTGCCGGAAATCGAAAAGGTCATCGCTGAGTTGAAACATCTGATGAATTACTACGAAAAGCAGACGGGTGTGATGCCCAACATCACGGGGCTGGTGTTGAGTTCGCGGAAGAACATGTGCATCCACTCGGAGGTTAGCAAAGAGCGCGACGGAAAGATTGTCGATGCCAAGTGTTACGGCATGACGGCCAGCTACATCCGTGAGCGGGCTTCAACGGACGAATCGGTTGCCGTGTGTCAGTATCACGAAGGTTTCCAGGCGGAGGGAAAAGAGAGCACACTGCCACCGGGAGTTTATTCGATTGATGATATGAAGGATTTTGGACGCGAGCGGAACTGGTGTCCGTATTTTATGTCCCGATTTGCG ATCAATCAAGCGCAGGTCGTCGTTTATAGTTACCACTATTTGCTGGATCCGAAAATTGCGGAAGTCGTTTCGAAGGAACTTGCAAAGGAATCGGTGGTGGTCTGCGATGAGGCTCACAATATTG ACAATGTTTGTGTCGATTCTATGAGTGTAAAAATAAATCGGCGGTTGATTGAAAAGAGTACAACCGGTGTCCACACGCTGGAGAAATACGTTGCAGA AATGAAGGAAGATGACCGCCAGCGATTGAACGACGAATACCTCAGACTGGTTCAGGGATTGAAGGATGCTTCGTTCGCTCGTGAAACCGATATGGTGCTTGCCAATCCTGTTCTACCGTCGGAGATACTCAGAGAGGTCGTCCCCGGTAACATCCGAAATGCAGATCATTTTCTTAGCTTTCTAAAGCGCTTCATCGAGTACATCAAATCACGGCTTCGTGTTCAGCACGTGGTCCAGGAAAGTCCGGCCGGTTTCCTTAAGGACGTCCAGATGAAGGTCTGCATCGAGCGGAAACCGTTGCGTTTTTGTGCTGAACGCTTGTCCTCGCTTTTACGTACGCTGGAAATTACCGATCTCACTGAGTTTGGTGCTCTTACGGTTATAACTTCCTTTGCAACGCTTGTCTCCAGTTATACCAAGGGCTTCACGATTATTATCGAACCGTTCGATGATAAAACGCCGACAGTGTCGAACCCGATCCTGCATTTGAGCTGCATGGATTCATCGATTGCGATGAAACCGATTTTCGACCGGTTCCAAAGTGTAGTAATCACTTCCGGCACACTGTCACCGATGGATATGTATCCGAAGATTCTGGATTTTGAACCGGTGGTGATGAGTTCATTCACGATGACGTTGGCGAGGCCGTGTCTTTTGCCGATG ATTGTGTCCCGTGGCAACGATCAGGTGGCAATCTCTTCAAAATTCGAAACCCGTGAAGATACTGCGGTAACACGGAACTACGGCCAACTGCTAGTGGAAACGGCAAAAACTGTCCCCGACGGGATCGTGTGTTTCTTTACGTCCTACCTGTACCTTGAATCGGTAGTTGCCTCGTGGTATGATCAAGGTATCATCGACACCCTACTGCGGTACAAGTTGCTGTTTATCGAAACGCAGGACAGCGCGGAAACTTCTTACGCACTGATGAATTACGTTAAGGCATGCGAATGTGGGCGTGGAGCAGTTCTGTTGGCTGTGGCCCGGGGACGCGTTTCGGAAGGAGTGGACTTTGATCATCATTTGGGCAGGGCGGTTCTGATGTTCGGTATTCCGTACGTCTACACTCAGTCCAGGATTCTGAAGGCTCGATTGGACTACCTGCGAGATCAGTTTCAAATCAGGGAGAACGATTTCCTTACCTTTGATGCATTGCGACATGCGGCACAGTGCGTGGGGCGTGCCATTCG CGGCAAAACCGACTACGGTATTATGATTTTTGCGGACAAACGTTTCTCTCGGCAGGACAAAAGAGGCAAATTGCCCAAATGGATCCAGGAGCATCTGACGGACAATCACTGCAACCTTAGCACGGAGGAAGCGATGCAG CTCGCAAAACGTTGGCTCCGTCAAATGGCGCAACCTTTCACCCGAGAGGACCAGCTGGGTGTCTCGCTGCTCACGCTTGAGCAGCTACAAAACACGGAAAAGGAGAAACTGGAGAAACAAGCTCAAGGAAAGAAGTGA